TGTTCTCAGACGGCAAGCCTCTTCCGCCGATTCTGCTCAACGACGCAGCCGAGAAGGCGGTGTCGGTCTTCATGCGCAGTCCCGTTGGCGGCCGCTGGCTGAAGCGGCGCGCGAAGAAGGCGGTACTCACTCAGATGCAGACGGGTGTGACGACCATTCGCAGCCTTGGCGACCCCGGCTATGAAGTTGTGAAAGTCGCGTTAGAAATCGACCGCGGAGCGTACACGGGGCCGCGCGTGATTGCGAGCGGGCCTCTTCTTGCCGTGAGCGGGGGCCACGGCGCACCCCAGATTGCACTGATCAGCGACAACCCATGGGATGCCCGGCGCAATGTGCGCGTCAACCTGCGGCACGGCGTCACGGCGATCAAGATCGCTGCGACGGGCGGCGTCACCGATGCCAAAGTGATCGGCGAGGCCGGGCGCCCCCAGATGACCGAGGAGGAGATGACGGCGATCTGCGAGGAAGCCCACAATGCGGGAATCCTCGTCGCCGCGCACGCGCAGAGTCCGCAGGGCATTGTGGCCGCGTTGCGCGCCGGCGTCGACACGATCGAGCACGGCGCGAGCATGACAGACGAGATCATCGACCTGTTCACGAGCAATCCGCGGGCACTGCACGGGTCGTCGGCCCTCGTGCCGACGTTCATGGCGGCGTTGCCCATCGTGACGCTGCCGCTTAAAGCGACGGGGGTCACGGAGATCAACCGGGCAAACGCCGTAATGGTCCTCGACGAGATGCGGCGAGGAGTCGCTGACGCACTCGACAATGACATCGCCCTGGGAATGGGCACTGATTCGTCGCTCACCTTTGTAACCCACTACAACACCTGGCGCGAGATCGACTTCGTCATGCGACACGGCAACGTGCCTGCTGCCCGTGCGTTGCATGCCGCGACCCAGTCGAACGCAAAGATCCTCGGCGTCGACGGGGTCACAGGTACTGTCGAGGCGGGCAAGAGCGCAGACCTCATCGTCACCGATGCGAACCCGCTCGACGACATCAGCACACTTGCGCAGCCGCACGCTGTCGCCGTGGGCGGCAGCCTGCTCGAGTCGCCGTCCGTCGAGCGCTTTCCTGAGATCGACGAACTTCTCGACACGATCTGACACGTGCGCGCATTTCGGAGATCCGCTCTCGCCAGCGCATGATTTCCGCGTGTTCCCGGGGAACAGGCAGCGAGCGTCGTCCAATTTTCCGGAAAAGGGTACCTCCTCGCCACCCATCAGCGGGTGTGCTTATGCGGATGCCGCCTCGGCAGTGTGCTCCGCAGCATCCAATGCCTTGATCACCCGTTGGCGAAGCTCGTTCGATCGCTCGGCGAACACCCTCTGCTGTCGCACGTACTCCGCCTTGCCTTCAGAGGTCTCGATCGCAATGGGCTCGGCGCCCCAGGCACTCACGTCGTAGGGCGACGCCGCCATGTCGAGCCAGCGAATGTCCCGCGCCAATTCGAACGCATCGAGCAGTACCTCGCCCGGAACAAGCGGCCCGAGTTTGATCGCCCACTTGTACACGTCCATGCCCGCGTGCAGGCACCCGGGCTGCTCGAGCTGCGACTGCGCCTCGCGCGTCGGGCGCAATCGATTGAGAGGAGCCGCTTCGGGCGTGAAGAAGCGGTACGCGTCGAAGTGACTGCACTGAATGCTGTGCGTATCGACGACGACATCCGTGCCCTTCTGCCCCAGGCGCAGCGGCACCTCGTGTCTGTGCTCGCCCTGACGGTACACCATTGCCCATTCGTGCAGCCCGAAGCAACTGAACTGGCCGGGGCGAGCCGCGGTGCGCTCGAGAACGCGGCGGATCGCATCGACACCCGCGCGCTTCGCCCGCAGATATGCGGCGGCATCCACACGCAGCGAACCGTGCGCCTCACCCGACACGTACCACTTCCATGCGGCGCGCGGCATATGCGCGGCATCCGCCAGTTCTCTGCCCGCTCCAGGGTGCCAACGTCTCAGGATGCTCGGCTTGTAGGAGTAGTAGGTGAAGAGAAAATCGTCGATCGGATGCTGCTCGCCGCTCACCTTGCGCGCACGCCACCCGGCTGTGAACGCGTCTGCTCGCTGCTGGTGAGCGAGCTCGCGCGTCACCCACAGGTCGTGCGCGAGCACTCCCTGGTCTGCACGCGCTGTATGAGTGGTCACGATTCGAGGTTAGTCGCCGACCATGAGCGCTAGCATCATGACGAGGCCACCGCCCGATGGGCGGCGTGAGTGCGGAGGACGACAATGATCATCGTGACGAGCAACGACATTCCTGGGTACCGCATCGAGGCGGTATTCGGAGAAGTCATGGGACTGACCGTGCGCGCCCGCGATATCGGTTCGCAATTCACGGCGGGCTTTCGCTCGCTTGGCGGAGGCGAGCTGCCTGAAATGACACGGATGCTGTACGAGAGCCGCTCCGAGGTGATGAACCGCATGGTCACCGAAGCTCAGCAGCGCCAGGCAAACGCGATTGTCGCCATGCGCTTCGATTCGTCAGAGCTCGGCACAACCTGGACGGAGGTCTGCGCCTACGGAACCGCCGTCTACGCTGTTCCACTCGGGCCGGGGGAAGAGGGGGCAACGCCGCAGTCGGAGTGGGTCGTCACCAACGAGAAGACGACGGGCGGCTCACCGTCTCACGGGGAGCGGTCTCCGGCATCGCCGGCACAGAACCCGCAGCAAGACCACGAGCAGATGCCTGCTCCGCAACAGCCGCACTATCCCCAGTCCTAGCGCATCTGCCGAGACTGCGTCATAGCTTCGCGGGCGTAGCATGGCGTCACCAAGACACCGATCTGTGGAGGTGACATGACGAAGACGTCGCGGGCACTGGGTACCATTGCTGCCCTGGGCGCGGGTGCTGTTGCAGCGCTCGCCTCATACGACCTGAGCCAGCGCAAGCACTCTGTTCTGCGCAACTACCCGGTCATCGGGCACATGCGCTACCTGCTTGAAGGCATCAGGCCCGAGTTGCAGCAGTACTTCATCGAACGCAACTGGGACGGACGGCCGTACGACCGTGACATTCGATCGATCATCTATGAGCGCGCCAAGGGAACCCACGGCGAGCAGGCCTTCGGCACCGAGCGCGACGTCAATGCGGACGGGCATGAATGGCTCGTTCACTCCAGCGCCCCGGCGAACCAGCCCGACGACACTCCGCGTGTGACCATCGGCGGGCCCGACTGCACGAAGCCGTACTCAATGGCGCTCCTCAATGTCTCGGCGATGAGCTTTGGCGCATTGTCGGCGAACGCCGTGCGCGCGATGAATCGTGGCGCACACGACGGCGGTTTCGCTCAAGATACCGGCGAGGGTGGCCTGTCGAGTTACCACCTCGAGAACGGCGGCGATCTCATTTGGGAGATTGGCACCGGCTACTTCGGAACCCGCACGAAGGATGGTCGCTTCGACCCGAAGCAGTTCGCTGAAAAGGCGTCAGACGAGCGTGTGCGGTGCGTCTCCCTCAAGCTCAGCCAGGGGGCGAAGCCCGGTATTGGCGGTGTGCTCCCCGCCCCGAAGGTCTCACCAGAGATCGCAAGCGTTCGCGGTGTTCCCGTGCATGAGAAGTGCGTGAGTCCTGCGCGGCACCAAGAATTCGACACGCCGGCCGGACTGATGAGGTTTATCGCGCAGATGCGCGAACTCTGCGGCGGCAAACCCGTGGGCATCAAGCTCTGCGTCGGTTCCCGCATCGAGGTGCTCGCACTGTGCAAGGCGATGATCGAGGTGGGAACGGCACCCGACTTCATCATCGTCGACGGTTCAGAGGGCGGAACCGGTGCCGCACCGCTCGAGTACGAAGACCATGTGGGAATGCCCCTTACGCAGGGCCTGATGATCGTGCACAACGCTCTCGTCGGCACCGGTTTGCGCAGCACTATCCGTCTCGGTGCAAGCGGCAAGATCGCTGCAGGCAATGACATCGTCAAGCGGCTCATTCAGGGCGCCGACTTCACGAACGCTGCCAGAGCGATGATGATGGCGGTTGGATGCATTCAGGCACAGCGCTGCCACACCGACAAGTGTCCGGTCGGCGTCACCACTCAGAACCCCCGCCGGGCTCGTGCACTCGACGTCGACAGCAAGAGCACGCGGGTCACCAACTACCAGGCGGCTACCGTCGCGGAGGCCGTTCGCCTGATGGCATCCATGGGAGTAAGCGACCCATCGCAACTGACTCCACGGATGCTGCGTCGCAACATCGACGTGCACGAGAGCCAGTCGTATGCCGAGCTGTACGACTG
The Paramicrobacterium chengjingii DNA segment above includes these coding regions:
- a CDS encoding metal-dependent hydrolase family protein is translated as MMTAFALTHVTVVTGDSDGTVMPDHTVLVAGDGTIERVGPTDGVDVPPGYRVIGGAGKFVMPGLINAHAHLFSDGKPLPPILLNDAAEKAVSVFMRSPVGGRWLKRRAKKAVLTQMQTGVTTIRSLGDPGYEVVKVALEIDRGAYTGPRVIASGPLLAVSGGHGAPQIALISDNPWDARRNVRVNLRHGVTAIKIAATGGVTDAKVIGEAGRPQMTEEEMTAICEEAHNAGILVAAHAQSPQGIVAALRAGVDTIEHGASMTDEIIDLFTSNPRALHGSSALVPTFMAALPIVTLPLKATGVTEINRANAVMVLDEMRRGVADALDNDIALGMGTDSSLTFVTHYNTWREIDFVMRHGNVPAARALHAATQSNAKILGVDGVTGTVEAGKSADLIVTDANPLDDISTLAQPHAVAVGGSLLESPSVERFPEIDELLDTI
- a CDS encoding 3-methyladenine DNA glycosylase; its protein translation is MTTHTARADQGVLAHDLWVTRELAHQQRADAFTAGWRARKVSGEQHPIDDFLFTYYSYKPSILRRWHPGAGRELADAAHMPRAAWKWYVSGEAHGSLRVDAAAYLRAKRAGVDAIRRVLERTAARPGQFSCFGLHEWAMVYRQGEHRHEVPLRLGQKGTDVVVDTHSIQCSHFDAYRFFTPEAAPLNRLRPTREAQSQLEQPGCLHAGMDVYKWAIKLGPLVPGEVLLDAFELARDIRWLDMAASPYDVSAWGAEPIAIETSEGKAEYVRQQRVFAERSNELRQRVIKALDAAEHTAEAASA
- a CDS encoding YbjQ family protein, which produces MIIVTSNDIPGYRIEAVFGEVMGLTVRARDIGSQFTAGFRSLGGGELPEMTRMLYESRSEVMNRMVTEAQQRQANAIVAMRFDSSELGTTWTEVCAYGTAVYAVPLGPGEEGATPQSEWVVTNEKTTGGSPSHGERSPASPAQNPQQDHEQMPAPQQPHYPQS
- a CDS encoding FMN-binding glutamate synthase family protein, which encodes MTKTSRALGTIAALGAGAVAALASYDLSQRKHSVLRNYPVIGHMRYLLEGIRPELQQYFIERNWDGRPYDRDIRSIIYERAKGTHGEQAFGTERDVNADGHEWLVHSSAPANQPDDTPRVTIGGPDCTKPYSMALLNVSAMSFGALSANAVRAMNRGAHDGGFAQDTGEGGLSSYHLENGGDLIWEIGTGYFGTRTKDGRFDPKQFAEKASDERVRCVSLKLSQGAKPGIGGVLPAPKVSPEIASVRGVPVHEKCVSPARHQEFDTPAGLMRFIAQMRELCGGKPVGIKLCVGSRIEVLALCKAMIEVGTAPDFIIVDGSEGGTGAAPLEYEDHVGMPLTQGLMIVHNALVGTGLRSTIRLGASGKIAAGNDIVKRLIQGADFTNAARAMMMAVGCIQAQRCHTDKCPVGVTTQNPRRARALDVDSKSTRVTNYQAATVAEAVRLMASMGVSDPSQLTPRMLRRNIDVHESQSYAELYDWLRPDELLDSAPESWAADWNRASADVFPTP